Proteins encoded by one window of Vitis vinifera cultivar Pinot Noir 40024 chromosome 10, ASM3070453v1:
- the LOC100258062 gene encoding cytochrome P450 71D10-like, with protein MLYKMGERSKASISTQKLPPGPWKLPLIGNMHQLVGSLPHQSLSRLAKQYGPLMSLQLGEVSTLIISSPDMAKQVMKTHDINFAQRPPLLASKILSYDSMDIVFSPYGDYWRQLRKICVVELLTAKRVKSFQLVREEELSNLITAIVSCSRPINLTENIFSSTFSIIARAAIGEKFEGQDAFLSVMKEIVELFSGFCVADMYPSVKWLDLISGMRYKLDKVFQRTDRMLQNIVDQHREKLKTQAGKLQGEGDLVDVLLELQQHGDLEFPLTDNNIKAVILDIFSGGGETTSTSLDWAMSEMLENPRVMEKAQAEVRRVFDGKGNVDETGLDELKFLKAVVKETLRLHPPLPLLVPRECREMCEINGYEIPKKTSIIVNAWAIGRDSDYWVEAERFYPERFLDSSIDYKGTDFGYIPFGAGRRMCPGILFSMPSIELSLAHLTILTGNSQMK; from the exons ATGCTGTACAAAATGGGGGAGAGATCCAAAGCCAGCATCTCAACTCAAAAGCTGCCCCCAGGGCCATGGAAACTACCTCTAATTGGAAACATGCATCAGCTTGTTGGCTCTCTTCCTCACCAATCCCTAAGTCGCTTGGCCAAGCAATACGGGCCTCTCATGAGCCTACAACTTGGTGAAGTTTCCACGCTCATTATTTCATCACCAGACATGGCCAAACAAGTTATGAAAACCCATGACATCAATTTTGCCCAAAGGCCTCCTCTTTTAGCTTCCAAGATTTTATCTTATGATTCTATGGACATTGTTTTTTCTCCGTATGGCGACTATTGGAGACAATTGCGCAAAATTTGTGTAGTTGAACTTCTAACTGCCAAGCGTGTCAAATCCTTCCAATTGGTTAGGGAAGAGGAGCTTTCAAATCTCATTACAGCGATCGTTTCTTGTTCAAGGCCCATTAATCTTactgaaaatattttctctagCACTTTTTCTATTATAGCAAGAGCAGCTATTGGTGAAAAATTCGAAGGCCAAGATGCATTCTTATCAGTTATGAAGGAAATCGTGGAGCTGTTTTCTGGTTTCTGTGTTGCTGATATGTATCCTTCTGTCAAATGGCTTGACCTGATCAGTGGAATGAGATATAAACTTGACAAGGTATTTCAGAGGACTGATAGGATGCTCCAAAACATTGTTGATCAGCATAGAGAGAAATTGAAAACACAAGCAGGCAAGCTACAAGGGGAGGGAGATCTAGTTGATGTTCTTTTAGAGCTTCAACAACATGGTGATCTTGAATTTCCCTTAACTGACAACAACATCAAAGCAGTCATACTG GACATTTTCAGTGGTGGAGGCGAGACAACATCCACTTCTTTAGACTGGGCAATGTCAGAAATGCTGGAAAACCCAAGAGTGATGGAGAAGGCACAGGCTGAGGTGAGGCGGGTGTTTGATGGAAAAGGGAATGTGGATGAAACTGGCCTTGACgaattaaaattcttaaaagCAGTAGTGAAAGAAACCTTGAGGCTACACCCTCCTCTTCCTCTACTAGTTCCAAGGGAATGTAGGGAGATGTGTGAAATTAATGGATATGAGATACCCAAGAAGACTTCAATCATTGTTAATGCATGGGCCATTGGCCGAGATTCTGATTATTGGGTTGAAGCTGAGAGATTTTACCCAGAGAGATTCCTTGATAGTTcaattgattacaagggtacTGATTTTGGATATATACCATTTGGTGCTGGAAGAAGGATGTGTCCTGGCATATTATTTTCTATGCCTAGCATTGAACTGTCACTGGCCCATTTGACCATTTTGACTGGAAACTCCCAAATGAAATGA
- the LOC100252931 gene encoding probable LRR receptor-like serine/threonine-protein kinase At1g56140, with protein sequence MARGRSVDPLLMPVPSQKLEISSRRNRKYIKELENERGLVLKNAESITEEILHYFEKLYTNPTGESWGVEGLDWSPISEESALRLDFPFTEEEISKAIFQLDRDKAPGPDGFTIAVFQECWDVIKEDLVRVEEELQTLKSLLLVFGHISGLKVNLNKSSIYGINLDQVHLSRLAEMLDCKASGWPILYLGLPLGGNPKVCGFWDPVVERISNISITFVFHEFAEFLGIGPRPNTFSSSELETATEDFNLANKLGEGAFWPVYKGALNDGRVVAVKQLSVASQQGKSQFVAAIAAISAVQHRNLVKLYGCCIEGNRWLLVYEHLENKSLDQALFGKNDLYLDWSIRFNTCLGTARGLAYLHEDSRPRTVHRDVKASSILLDAKLCPKISDFGLAKLYDDKKTHISGRVAGTIGYLAPAYAMRGHLTEKADAFGFGVVALEILSGRPNSDNSLDTEKIYLLEWAWTLHENNRSLELDPTLTAFDETEASQIIGVALLCTQASPMLRPTMSRIAAMLAGGIDVGIVTAKPSYLTD encoded by the exons ATGGCGCGTGGCCGGAGCGTGGATCCTCTTTTGATgccggtgccttcacaaaagttggagatctcctccag gcgaaataggaaatatatcaaggagttggagaatgagAGGGGCTTAGTGCTGAAGAATGCCGAGAGTatcacagaggagatcttaCATTACTTTGAGAAGCTTTACACAAATCCGACAGGAGAGTCTTGGGGtgttgaaggattagattggtcccctatttcggAAGAGAGCGCGTTAAGGTTAGACTTCCCTTTCAccgaagaagagatttctaaggccatttttcagttggatagggACAAGGCTCCGGGGCCAGATGGCTTTACTATTGCCGTATtccaagagtgttgggatgtgattaaggaggatttgGTGAGAGT GGAGGAAGAGTTGCAGACTCTGAAGAGTCttttgctagtgtttgggcacaTTTCTGGGCTCAAGGTCAATCTTAACAAGAGTagtatttatggcatcaatcttgatcagGTTCATCTTTCAAGATTGGCTGAGATGCTTGATTGTAAGGCGTCTGGTTGGCCTATTCTCTATCTGGGTCTCCCTTTGGGCGGGAATCCTAAGGTGTGTGGATTTTGGGACCCAGTGGTTGAGAGAATCTCAA ATATTTCGATAACATTTGTCTTCCATGAATTTGCAGAGTTTCTTGGAATAGGCCCTAGACCAAACACTTTCAGTTCTTCAGAGTTAGAAACTGCAACAGAAGACTTCAATCTTGCAAATAAGCTAGGGGAGGGTGCATTTTGGCCTGTGTACAAG GGCGCTCTTAATGATGGGAGGGTAGTAGCTGTAAAGCAACTTTCAGTAGCATCTCAACAAGGGAAGAGTCAATTTGTGGCAGCGATTGCTGCCATATCTGCAGTGCAGCACCGCAACCTTGTGAAGTTGTATGGGTGCTGTATTGAAGGAAATAGATGGCTCCTTGTTTATGAACATCTTGAAAACAAGAGCTTAGATCAGGCTCTCTTTG GCAAAAATGATTTGTATCTTGATTGGTCAATCCGCTTCAATACATGCTTAGGAACAGCTAGAGGGTTGGCTTATCTTCATGAAGACTCAAGGCCAAGGACTGTACACAGGGATGTTAAGGCTAGTAGCATTCTCCTTGATGCAAAGCTCTGCCCAAAAATATCAGATTTTGGACTGGCAAAGCTGTATGATGACAAGAAAACACACATCAGCGGCCGAGTTGCAGGCACAAT TGGCTACCTAGCACCAGCGTATGCAATGCGAGGGCATCTGACAGAAAAAGCTGATGCCTTTGGATTCGGTGTTGTTGCTCTAGAGATCCTCAGTGGGAGGCCAAACTCTGATAACAGCTTGGATACTGAAAAAATATATCTTCTGGAATGG GCATGGACTCTACATGAAAATAACCGAAGCTTGGAGCTGGATCCAACATTGACAGCATTTGATGAAACCGAAGCCAGTCAAATCATAGGAGTGGCTCTCTTGTGCACCCAGGCATCACCAATGCTGCGGCCAACAATGTCACGTATTGCAGCAATGCTTGCAGGAGGCATTGATGTAGGCATAGTTACAGCAAAACCCAGTTACTTAACAGATTGA